Proteins encoded by one window of Arachis hypogaea cultivar Tifrunner chromosome 1, arahy.Tifrunner.gnm2.J5K5, whole genome shotgun sequence:
- the LOC112799785 gene encoding UDP-glycosyltransferase 84B2, producing MSSSKEVINVLMVSPTLQGHLNPTLNFAKRLASKGVHVTLAIPEELRQRFQNLHNQETNNFHHHSDKPSKIQLAYFSDGLSVDHDRSNDPAAFFASFETKGAENLSNLITHLKEHDRSFSCFIANPFMPWSVDVAVSHGIPCAMFWPQASALFSIYCRYVCKTNCFPDMENPNETLQLPSLPTLQVRELPSFLLPSCPPYHKKMVTDFEPILDKVKWILGASVYEFEEEIVNSMASLRPILTIGPLVSPYLLGQKESEDFDDLSVNLWRPEDSCLQWLNDKATSSVIYVAFGSLMELSQKQMDNIAIALKNTKKPFLWVIRPQKGGAELPQEFLEETKEKGLVVTWCPQANVLMHPAVACFVSHCGWNSTLEAVTAGVPIVALPNWSDQPTNAKLVEDVFKTGVRMRIGEEEAGVASAEEVERCITEVMEGPMAEEIKMRAVGLKEAARKAMLDGGSSDRNIIRFVTEISGKST from the coding sequence ATGTCTTCATCTAAAGAAGTTATCAATGTCTTAATGGTGTCACCAACTCTTCAAGGCCACCTGAACCCAACTCTCAATTTTGCGAAACGCCTTGCATCAAAGGGTGTCCACGTCACATTAGCAATACCCGAAGAACTACGTCAGCGTTTCCAAAACCTCCACAACCAAGAAACCAATAATTTCCACCACCATAGCGACAAGCCATCAAAGATCCAACTAGCGTACTTCTCTGATGGCCTTAGCGTTGACCATGATCGCAGCAACGATCCCGCGGCTTTCTTCGCTTCCTTCGAAACCAAAGGTGCGGAGAATCTTTCAAACCTCATCACTCACCTAAAGGAGCACGATCGAAGCTTCTCGTGCTTCATCGCAAATCCTTTCATGCCGTGGTCAGTGGATGTTGCCGTTTCTCATGGAATTCCTTGTGCCATGTTTTGGCCCCAAGCTTCGGCTCTTTTTTCCATTTACTGTCGCTATGTATGCAAAACGAACTGTTTTCCTGACATGGAGAATCCAAATGAGACCCTTCAGTTACCATCACTGCCAACGTTACAGGTTCGAGAACTTCCCAGCTTTTTGCTCCCCTCTTGCCCTCCCTACCACAAGAAAATGGTTACGGATTTTGAGCCAATCTTGGACAAAGTGAAATGGATTTTAGGAGCTTCCGTTTACGAGTTTGAAGAGGAGATAGTGAACTCCATGGCTTCACTGAGACCTATTCTCACCATTGGACCCCTTGTGTCACCATATTTGTTAGGACAAAAAGAGAGTGAAGATTTTGATGATCTTAGTGTAAATTTGTGGAGGCCAGAAGATTCTTGTCTACAATGGCTTAACGATAAGGCAACTAGTTCGGTTATCTACGTGGCATTTGGTAGTTTAATGGAACTTTCACAGAAGCAAATGGATAACATCGCAATTGCTTTGAAGAATACAAAGAAACCGTTTCTCTGGGTGATTAGGCCACAGAAGGGTGGTGCTGAATTGCCACAAGAGTTCTTGGAAGAAACCAAAGAAAAGGGATTAGTGGTGACGTGGTGCCCTCAGGCAAATGTGCTAATGCATCCTGCAGTGGCTTGCTTTGTAAGCCACTGCGGGTGGAACTCGACCCTGGAAGCTGTGACGGCCGGCGTACCGATCGTTGCCCTTCCCAACTGGTCAGATCAACCGACGAATGCTAAGCTTGTAGAAGATGTGTTTAAGACTGGGGTGAGGATGAGGATTGGGGAAGAAGAAGCTGGGGTTGCGAGCGCAGAAGAGGTTGAGAGGTGCATTACGGAAGTCATGGAGGGTCCCATGGCTGAAGAGATTAAGATGAGAGCAGTGGGGCTAAAAGAAGCTGCACGGAAAGCGATGCTGGATGGTGGTTCGTCAGATAGAAATATCATTCGGTTTGTCACCGAAATTTCTGGGAAATCCACTTAG